In a single window of the Micromonospora inositola genome:
- a CDS encoding DUF58 domain-containing protein, whose protein sequence is MRRRPVPPRPAEPGLADLAPDQQLRRLELTVTRRLDGLLHGQHRGLLPGPGSEIAGSREYRPGEDEVRRMDWAVTARTTVPHVREVDADRELTTWLLVDASPSMEYGTAALDKRELAVAAVAAVGFLTAGVGNRLGAQVLGPDGLRRFPARSGRTHLLALLRALLAAPRAGGYDEETAPLVPPTLNDGLDGVQRVANRRGLVVVVSDFLDGLPDDPAGAPPWEAALRRLAVRHQVLAVEVTDPRELELPDVGLITLVDPETGRRREVWTGDRTLRQRYAEAAAAQRDQVRGALRRSGATQLALRTDRDWSVDIVRHVHAQRRLVAAPAAARGGAA, encoded by the coding sequence ATGAGGCGGCGCCCCGTCCCGCCCCGCCCGGCCGAACCCGGCCTGGCCGACCTCGCTCCCGACCAGCAGCTGCGCCGGCTTGAACTGACCGTTACCCGCCGGCTCGACGGGCTGCTGCACGGGCAGCACCGTGGCCTGCTGCCCGGGCCGGGCAGCGAGATCGCGGGCAGTCGGGAGTACCGCCCCGGCGAGGACGAGGTACGCCGGATGGACTGGGCCGTCACCGCCCGGACCACCGTCCCGCACGTCCGTGAGGTCGACGCCGACCGGGAGCTGACCACCTGGCTGCTGGTGGACGCCAGCCCGAGCATGGAGTACGGCACCGCCGCGCTGGACAAGCGGGAACTCGCGGTGGCCGCCGTCGCCGCCGTCGGCTTCCTCACCGCCGGCGTCGGCAACCGCCTCGGCGCGCAGGTGCTCGGCCCGGACGGCCTGCGCCGGTTCCCGGCCCGCAGCGGACGTACCCACCTGCTCGCGCTGCTCCGGGCGCTGCTGGCCGCCCCGCGGGCCGGCGGGTACGACGAGGAGACGGCTCCGCTCGTGCCGCCGACACTCAACGACGGGCTCGACGGCGTGCAACGGGTGGCGAACCGGCGCGGGCTGGTCGTGGTGGTCTCCGACTTCCTCGACGGGCTGCCCGACGACCCGGCCGGCGCCCCGCCGTGGGAGGCGGCCCTGCGCCGGCTGGCCGTCCGGCACCAGGTGCTCGCCGTCGAGGTGACCGACCCGCGCGAGCTGGAGCTGCCGGACGTCGGCCTGATCACCCTGGTCGACCCGGAGACCGGCCGGCGGCGCGAGGTGTGGACCGGCGACCGGACGCTGCGCCAGCGGTACGCCGAGGCCGCCGCCGCCCAGCGCGACCAGGTACGCGGCGCGCTGCGCCGATCCGGGGCGACCCAGCTGGCGCTGCGTACCGACCGGGACTGGAGCGTCGACATCGTCCGGCACGTGCACGCCCAGCGTCGGCTGGTCGCCGCGCCGGCTGCGGCCCGGGGAGGTGCCGCGTGA
- a CDS encoding VWA domain-containing protein has product MTWQSPVRLWLLLGVLALVVGYLVMQRRRSRYAVRFTNLRLLDRVAPQRPAWRRHVPAGLFLAMLALLVVGFARPSSEVRVPRERATVMVAVDVSTSMLANDVDPDRLSAAKEAARRFADGLPDEFNVGLVAFAGSAAVLVPPNTDREALHEGIERLNEGITGVQGTAIGEAISTSLGAVKSLDSNAAKDPPPARIILLSDGANTSGMDPMEAAAQAVAVKVPVHTISFGTPSGSVDRGGRAIQVPVDGQTLKTVAEETGGGFHQASTTAELRAVYEDIGTSVGYRKERQDISARFIGLGLVFAMGAAAGSLRWFSRLP; this is encoded by the coding sequence GTGACCTGGCAGTCGCCCGTCCGGCTCTGGCTGCTGCTCGGCGTGCTCGCCCTGGTGGTGGGCTACCTGGTGATGCAGCGCCGCCGCAGCCGGTACGCCGTCCGCTTCACCAACCTGCGGCTGCTGGACCGGGTCGCGCCGCAGCGGCCGGCCTGGCGCCGGCACGTTCCGGCGGGGCTGTTCCTCGCCATGCTGGCGCTGCTGGTGGTCGGCTTCGCCCGGCCCAGCTCCGAGGTGCGGGTGCCCCGGGAACGGGCCACCGTGATGGTCGCGGTGGACGTCTCCACCTCGATGCTCGCCAACGACGTCGACCCCGACCGGTTGAGCGCGGCGAAGGAGGCCGCCCGGCGCTTCGCCGACGGCCTGCCGGACGAGTTCAACGTGGGGCTGGTCGCCTTCGCCGGCAGCGCGGCGGTGCTGGTGCCACCGAACACCGACCGGGAGGCGCTGCACGAGGGGATCGAGCGACTCAACGAGGGGATCACCGGGGTCCAGGGCACCGCGATCGGGGAGGCGATCAGCACCTCGCTCGGAGCGGTGAAGAGCCTGGACAGCAACGCGGCCAAGGACCCCCCGCCGGCCCGGATCATCCTGCTCTCCGACGGGGCGAACACCTCCGGCATGGACCCGATGGAGGCGGCCGCGCAGGCGGTCGCGGTCAAGGTGCCGGTGCACACCATCTCGTTCGGCACCCCGTCCGGCTCCGTCGACCGGGGCGGCCGGGCCATCCAGGTGCCGGTCGACGGGCAGACCCTCAAGACCGTCGCCGAGGAGACCGGCGGCGGCTTCCACCAGGCGTCCACCACCGCCGAGCTGCGGGCCGTCTACGAGGACATCGGCACCTCGGTGGGCTACCGCAAGGAGCGGCAGGACATCTCCGCCCGCTTCATCGGCCTGGGACTGGTCTTCGCCATGGGCGCCGCGGCCGGGTCGCTGCGGTGGTTCTCGCGCCTGCCCTGA
- a CDS encoding peroxiredoxin — MLTVGDRFPEYELTACVSLDADKAFETINHKSHEGKWRVVFFWPKDFTFICPTEIAEFGRLNGEFADRDAQVLGVSVDNEFVHYAWRKDHPDLRELPFPMLSDIKRELTADCGVLGEDGVAQRATFIVDPDNEIQFAMVTAGSVGRNVSEVLRVLDALQTDELCPCNWNKGGATLDANALLAGAGA, encoded by the coding sequence GTGCTCACTGTCGGTGACCGCTTCCCTGAGTATGAACTCACCGCCTGCGTGTCGCTCGACGCGGACAAGGCGTTCGAGACGATCAACCACAAGTCCCACGAGGGCAAGTGGCGGGTGGTCTTCTTCTGGCCGAAGGACTTCACCTTCATCTGCCCGACGGAGATCGCCGAGTTCGGCCGCCTCAACGGCGAGTTCGCCGACCGGGACGCCCAGGTGCTCGGCGTCTCGGTGGACAACGAGTTCGTCCACTACGCCTGGCGCAAGGACCACCCGGACCTGCGTGAGCTGCCCTTCCCGATGCTCAGCGACATCAAGCGCGAGCTGACCGCCGATTGCGGCGTGCTCGGCGAGGACGGCGTCGCCCAGCGGGCCACCTTCATCGTCGACCCGGACAACGAGATCCAGTTCGCCATGGTGACCGCCGGCTCGGTCGGCCGGAACGTCTCCGAGGTGCTGCGGGTGCTCGACGCACTGCAGACCGACGAGCTCTGCCCGTGCAACTGGAACAAGGGCGGCGCCACCCTGGACGCCAACGCGCTGCTCGCCGGCGCCGGGGCCTGA
- a CDS encoding S1C family serine protease gives MAVQTGLGEPRGPWFISPDLDPDGRARWDVPGSDRDPGRRRPGRWLTALAVLAISSVSGAAAGGWVAGRDAPGPTAASAAPVPAELVTAAQKTVPGVVSVMAGGASGSSATGSGFAIDDQQHIVTNDHILDRGGGGPVTVELPDGRRFSAEVIGREPRSDLAVLKVPASAGLAPLPLAKPNSVRVGEPVLAVGSPLGLAGTVTAGIVSALNRQVRIGSGRHTAVQTDASINPGNSGGPLVNARGEVVGVNTAIATIDGSGSIGIGFAIPIDQVQQTADTIIGKGG, from the coding sequence ATGGCAGTGCAGACCGGACTGGGAGAGCCACGCGGTCCCTGGTTCATCTCCCCGGACCTCGATCCGGACGGGCGCGCCCGCTGGGACGTACCGGGATCGGACCGGGATCCGGGGCGACGCCGGCCCGGACGGTGGCTGACGGCGCTGGCGGTGCTGGCAATCTCCAGCGTCTCCGGCGCGGCGGCCGGCGGATGGGTCGCCGGCCGGGACGCGCCCGGGCCCACCGCGGCCTCGGCGGCGCCGGTCCCGGCGGAGCTGGTCACCGCCGCCCAGAAGACGGTGCCGGGGGTGGTCTCGGTGATGGCCGGCGGGGCCTCGGGGTCGTCCGCCACCGGCTCCGGCTTCGCCATCGACGACCAGCAGCACATCGTCACCAACGACCACATCCTGGACCGGGGCGGCGGGGGGCCGGTGACGGTGGAGCTGCCGGACGGCCGGCGGTTCAGCGCCGAGGTCATCGGGCGGGAGCCGCGCAGCGACCTGGCCGTGCTGAAGGTGCCCGCGTCGGCGGGGCTGGCGCCGCTGCCGCTGGCGAAGCCGAACTCCGTCCGGGTCGGCGAGCCGGTGCTCGCGGTGGGTTCTCCGCTGGGGCTGGCCGGCACGGTGACCGCCGGCATCGTCAGCGCGCTGAACCGGCAGGTGCGGATCGGCTCGGGCCGGCACACCGCGGTGCAGACCGACGCGTCGATCAATCCCGGCAACTCCGGTGGTCCGCTGGTCAACGCCCGGGGCGAGGTGGTCGGGGTGAACACGGCCATCGCCACCATCGACGGCAGCGGCTCGATCGGCATCGGGTTCGCCATCCCGATCGACCAGGTCCAGCAGACCGCCGACACCATCATCGGCAAGGGTGGCTGA
- a CDS encoding endonuclease/exonuclease/phosphatase family protein translates to MTTGTRQRRVEWRSRRATTAACWLGVGPGAAWALLRLAGLERGPLVQAVAFTPYVAVGTLAPLVLALALRRRWPAVVAALVALALVGVVTPRAFASGQPPVGGPTLRLLTANLLKGSADPPTLVDLVRAHRVDVLTVQEFTPGIAAELDRLGLAELLPYRQLNPEVGTTGSGLYARFPITEAGVRRNQGFFFSQAYGTLAVPGAPPLRVESAHPAAPYAVEVVPDWWTDLRAQPPATPGGRLSILAGDFNATLDHAPLRALIRTGYVDAADQAGAGLAGTWGPYDGDLIPAVTIDHVLADRRIAVGSVTVHALPGSDHRAVLAELRLPAT, encoded by the coding sequence GTGACCACGGGGACGCGTCAGCGGCGGGTCGAATGGCGAAGCCGCCGGGCGACGACGGCGGCATGCTGGCTCGGCGTCGGGCCCGGGGCGGCCTGGGCGCTGCTCCGGCTCGCCGGGCTGGAACGGGGACCGCTGGTGCAGGCGGTCGCCTTCACCCCGTACGTCGCCGTCGGGACGCTGGCCCCGCTCGTGCTGGCGCTCGCCCTGCGGCGCCGCTGGCCCGCGGTCGTGGCGGCCCTCGTGGCGCTGGCGTTGGTCGGGGTGGTGACGCCCCGCGCGTTCGCCTCCGGGCAGCCGCCGGTAGGCGGACCCACCCTGCGACTACTCACCGCCAACCTGCTCAAGGGCAGCGCCGACCCGCCCACCCTGGTCGACCTGGTCCGCGCGCACCGGGTGGATGTGCTGACCGTGCAGGAGTTCACCCCGGGGATCGCCGCCGAGCTGGACCGGCTGGGGCTGGCCGAGCTGCTGCCCTACCGGCAGCTCAACCCCGAGGTGGGCACCACCGGATCGGGCCTCTACGCCCGGTTCCCGATCACCGAGGCGGGAGTGCGCCGCAACCAGGGCTTCTTCTTCAGCCAGGCATACGGCACCCTCGCCGTGCCGGGCGCGCCGCCGCTCCGGGTCGAGTCCGCGCACCCGGCCGCCCCGTACGCCGTCGAGGTGGTCCCGGACTGGTGGACCGACCTGCGGGCGCAGCCGCCGGCCACCCCGGGCGGGAGGCTGAGCATCCTGGCCGGGGACTTCAACGCCACGCTCGACCACGCCCCGCTCCGCGCCCTCATCCGCACCGGGTACGTCGACGCCGCCGATCAGGCCGGCGCCGGGCTGGCCGGCACCTGGGGCCCCTACGACGGCGACCTCATCCCGGCGGTCACCATCGACCACGTCCTGGCCGACCGCCGCATCGCCGTCGGGTCGGTCACCGTGCACGCCCTCCCCGGCAGCGACCACCGCGCCGTCCTCGCCGAGCTGCGGCTGCCCGCCACCTGA
- the cimA gene encoding citramalate synthase: MTFQVYDTTLRDGAQREGLSYSVVDKLAVARLLDDFGVGFIEGGWPGAVPKDTEFFRRARTELELRHAILVAFGATRKAGLAVDTDPQVRGLLDAQTPAVALVAKADLRHVERALRTTAAENLAMIYDTVTHLVAEGRRVFVDGEHFFDGYRYDPAYTAAVVETALAAGAERFVLCDTNGGMLPSQITAAIADVTARTGIAPELLGIHCQNDTACAVANTIAAVEAGVRHFQGTANGYGERPGNADLFAVVANLQLKLGLPVLPDGCLEQMVRVSHAIAEIANIAPDTHQAYAGAAAFAHKAGLHASAIKVDPLLYNHVDPSVVGNDMRILVTEMAGRASVELKSRELGLDLAGHPEALTTVTKRVKELEAGGWSFEAADASFELLVRSELPDRAASRPFALESYRVLVEHREDGAVVSEATVKIRVRGERVIATAEGNGPVNALDEALRVGLARHYPELREFELADYKVRILEGSHGTGAVTRVLVETAGAGRDWTTVGVHPNVVEASWHALVDALTYGLDRARV; this comes from the coding sequence ATGACCTTCCAGGTGTACGACACGACGCTGCGCGACGGCGCCCAGCGCGAAGGGCTCAGCTACTCGGTGGTCGACAAGCTCGCGGTGGCCCGCCTGCTCGACGACTTCGGGGTCGGCTTCATCGAGGGCGGCTGGCCGGGCGCCGTGCCGAAGGACACCGAGTTCTTCCGTCGGGCGCGTACCGAGCTGGAGCTGCGGCACGCGATCCTGGTCGCCTTCGGCGCCACCCGCAAGGCCGGCCTCGCCGTCGACACCGACCCGCAGGTGCGCGGCCTGCTGGACGCGCAGACCCCGGCGGTCGCCCTGGTGGCCAAGGCGGACCTGCGGCACGTCGAGCGGGCGCTGCGCACCACCGCCGCCGAGAACCTGGCGATGATCTACGACACGGTCACCCACCTGGTGGCCGAGGGGCGCCGGGTCTTCGTCGACGGCGAGCACTTCTTCGACGGGTACCGGTACGACCCGGCGTACACCGCCGCGGTGGTGGAGACGGCGCTGGCCGCCGGGGCGGAGCGGTTCGTGCTCTGCGACACCAACGGCGGAATGCTGCCCTCCCAGATCACGGCCGCCATCGCCGACGTCACCGCGCGCACCGGCATCGCCCCGGAGCTGCTCGGCATCCACTGCCAGAACGACACCGCGTGCGCGGTGGCCAACACCATCGCCGCCGTCGAGGCCGGGGTGCGGCACTTCCAGGGCACCGCCAACGGATACGGCGAGCGTCCCGGCAACGCCGACCTCTTCGCGGTCGTCGCCAACCTCCAGCTCAAGCTCGGGCTGCCCGTCCTCCCGGACGGCTGCCTGGAACAGATGGTGCGGGTCTCGCACGCCATCGCCGAGATCGCCAACATCGCCCCCGACACCCACCAGGCGTACGCCGGGGCCGCCGCCTTCGCCCACAAGGCGGGGCTGCACGCGAGCGCGATCAAGGTCGACCCGTTGCTCTACAACCACGTGGACCCGTCGGTGGTGGGCAACGACATGCGGATCCTGGTGACCGAGATGGCCGGCCGGGCCAGCGTCGAGCTCAAGAGCCGCGAGCTGGGCCTGGACCTGGCCGGCCATCCGGAGGCGCTGACGACGGTGACCAAGCGGGTCAAGGAGCTGGAGGCGGGCGGCTGGTCGTTCGAGGCGGCCGACGCCTCGTTCGAGCTGCTGGTCCGCTCCGAGCTGCCGGACCGGGCCGCGTCCCGGCCGTTCGCCCTGGAGTCCTACCGGGTGCTGGTGGAGCACCGGGAGGACGGCGCGGTCGTCTCCGAGGCCACCGTCAAGATCCGGGTACGCGGCGAGCGGGTGATCGCCACCGCCGAGGGCAACGGCCCGGTCAACGCCCTCGACGAGGCGCTGCGGGTCGGGCTCGCCCGGCACTACCCGGAGCTGCGCGAGTTCGAGCTGGCCGACTACAAGGTCCGCATCCTGGAGGGCAGCCACGGCACCGGCGCGGTGACCCGGGTGCTGGTGGAGACCGCCGGCGCGGGCCGCGACTGGACCACGGTGGGCGTCCACCCCAACGTGGTCGAGGCCTCCTGGCACGCCCTGGTCGACGCCCTCACCTACGGCCTCGACCGCGCCCGGGTGTGA
- a CDS encoding AAA family ATPase, which translates to MTDISDTLASVPSPVDADGSGVDLDQTLFEVKRVIVGQDRLVDRLLTALIAEGHCLLEGVPGVAKTLAAQTLARVVGGSFSRIQFTPDLVPSDIVGTRIYRASTETFDVELGPIMANLVLADEINRAPAKVQSALLEAMAERQVSIGGRSWAVPDPFLVLATQNPIESEGVYQLPEAQRDRFLMKVVVDYPSDADELAILYRMSTDRPKPRQVLDPARLRELQRRAGHVFVHHALAEYVVRLILSTRDPGRFGLPEIAPLLAYGASPRATLGLVAAARAQALLRGREYVLPEDVRELAVDVLAHRLVLSFDAVADGVSAEAVVRRLVEAVPPPRVATGQPEMAPDLAAA; encoded by the coding sequence GTGACGGACATCTCGGACACCCTGGCCAGCGTGCCCAGCCCGGTCGATGCCGACGGGAGCGGCGTCGACCTGGACCAGACCCTCTTCGAGGTCAAACGCGTGATCGTGGGGCAGGATCGACTCGTCGATCGGCTGCTCACGGCCCTGATCGCTGAGGGGCACTGCCTCCTGGAGGGAGTGCCCGGCGTCGCGAAGACGCTCGCCGCCCAGACCCTCGCCCGGGTCGTCGGCGGCAGCTTCTCCCGGATCCAGTTCACCCCCGACCTGGTCCCCTCGGACATCGTCGGCACCCGCATCTACCGCGCCTCCACCGAGACCTTCGACGTCGAGCTCGGTCCGATCATGGCCAACCTGGTCCTCGCCGACGAGATCAACCGGGCGCCGGCCAAGGTGCAGTCGGCGCTGCTGGAGGCGATGGCCGAGCGGCAGGTCTCGATCGGCGGGCGGAGCTGGGCGGTCCCCGACCCGTTCCTCGTGCTGGCCACCCAGAACCCGATCGAGTCGGAGGGCGTCTACCAGCTCCCCGAGGCGCAACGCGACCGGTTCTTGATGAAGGTCGTCGTCGACTACCCGAGCGACGCCGACGAACTGGCCATCCTCTACCGGATGAGCACCGACCGGCCGAAGCCCCGGCAGGTGCTCGACCCGGCCCGGCTGCGTGAGCTGCAGCGGCGCGCCGGCCACGTCTTCGTGCACCACGCGCTGGCCGAGTACGTCGTCCGGCTGATCCTGTCCACCCGGGACCCCGGCCGGTTCGGGCTGCCCGAGATCGCCCCGCTGCTGGCGTACGGGGCGAGTCCCCGGGCCACCCTCGGACTGGTTGCCGCCGCCCGGGCCCAGGCGCTGCTGCGCGGCCGCGAGTACGTGCTGCCGGAGGACGTCCGGGAGTTGGCCGTGGACGTGCTCGCGCACCGGCTGGTGCTCTCCTTCGACGCGGTGGCGGACGGGGTCTCCGCGGAGGCGGTGGTGCGCCGGCTGGTCGAGGCGGTGCCGCCGCCCCGGGTCGCCACCGGCCAACCCGAGATGGCGCCCGACCTGGCTGCGGCATGA